In Sporosarcina sp. PTS2304, a genomic segment contains:
- a CDS encoding YlaH-like family protein — protein sequence MRVEDSEMVYNRMSGIARMVYELAPNFSIAGYILFALVFIMSAIVYKLGFARKIGFWRNVVIYTFLFIGCLVLTFLAFFLPIVEGLIVAAAILIIYRVRRMNEHKNNSVVQ from the coding sequence ATGAGAGTTGAAGATTCAGAAATGGTCTACAATCGGATGTCGGGAATTGCGCGCATGGTTTATGAACTGGCGCCCAATTTTTCGATAGCCGGCTATATTCTGTTTGCACTCGTTTTCATCATGTCTGCTATTGTGTATAAACTAGGCTTTGCGAGAAAGATCGGTTTTTGGCGAAATGTTGTCATCTATACATTTTTATTTATAGGATGTTTGGTTTTAACATTTTTAGCGTTCTTCCTTCCTATCGTAGAAGGATTGATTGTAGCAGCTGCTATTCTGATTATTTATCGAGTACGTCGAATGAATGAACATAAAAACAACTCTGTTGTCCAGTGA
- a CDS encoding YlaI family protein — protein sequence MRVKCVLCDEINQLEDGDPLAKKLRNRPIHTYMCPTCRERIGRLTDERVATGNFIFYRSSHLTEKDF from the coding sequence ATGCGTGTTAAATGCGTATTATGCGATGAAATCAACCAATTGGAAGATGGAGATCCACTTGCTAAAAAATTACGTAATCGGCCGATTCACACGTATATGTGCCCTACGTGCAGAGAACGCATCGGCCGGCTAACCGATGAACGAGTAGCGACAGGAAACTTCATCTTCTATAGAAGTTCTCATTTGACTGAAAAAGACTTTTGA
- a CDS encoding peptidyl-prolyl cis-trans isomerase, giving the protein MEFIIPITGNVKHSITLDPTVWIFDDRRIDLDVFFTEDFIEKDEMEEYKEKMGKHWSREIMEGATYPPTIKSEKRYEKDKMLTSSFGMVIEPFIRNAVPSANAKTFTLITKDDEKYTYPLAEAANILFKFSHKGKPLREDGPVHVLFKDGSNQDSPIRHVQAIQVD; this is encoded by the coding sequence TTGGAATTTATTATACCTATTACAGGAAACGTCAAACACTCGATTACTTTGGATCCTACTGTTTGGATTTTTGACGATCGCCGTATTGATTTAGACGTTTTTTTCACTGAAGATTTTATCGAAAAAGATGAAATGGAAGAATATAAAGAAAAAATGGGTAAGCATTGGTCAAGAGAGATTATGGAAGGCGCTACGTATCCACCTACTATTAAAAGCGAAAAAAGATACGAGAAAGATAAAATGCTGACAAGTAGCTTCGGTATGGTTATCGAGCCTTTTATACGAAATGCTGTTCCATCGGCTAACGCTAAAACTTTTACTCTCATTACAAAAGATGATGAAAAATACACGTATCCACTTGCAGAAGCAGCAAACATTCTATTTAAGTTCAGTCACAAAGGTAAACCGTTGAGAGAAGACGGACCTGTTCATGTGCTGTTTAAAGATGGCTCGAATCAAGATTCACCGATTCGTCATGTTCAAGCGATTCAAGTGGACTGA
- a CDS encoding YlaN family protein has protein sequence MDIEVQDTYKEQAMQQLHIDAEKIAKLIKVQMDNLTMPQCPLYEEVLDTQMYGLSREIDFAVKLGLVEKEKGREILSKLEKELNILHELYTNK, from the coding sequence ATGGATATAGAAGTTCAAGATACGTACAAAGAGCAAGCAATGCAACAACTGCACATAGACGCAGAAAAAATTGCAAAGTTAATAAAGGTTCAAATGGATAATTTAACTATGCCGCAATGTCCACTTTATGAGGAAGTACTTGACACACAAATGTATGGTTTATCCCGTGAAATTGACTTTGCTGTGAAACTCGGTTTAGTAGAGAAAGAAAAAGGCCGTGAAATACTTTCCAAATTGGAAAAAGAGTTAAATATTTTGCATGAATTGTATACAAATAAATAA
- a CDS encoding FtsW/RodA/SpoVE family cell cycle protein translates to MKTYVNRILRNFDYPLFAVYLLLCLFGLIMIYSASMVWAVNRYNYDPAYFYFKQIKSLAIAIPAFLVAAIIPYRHYRNKKFLYITLGVMFALLIVVKIVGFGDNVGAKSWISLPFGLGNLQPTEVAKIAFIVYFSGAFANKYYAGTLDEIKTTIFPTFSILTVSLFLVILEPDFGATMILFLVAVSVIAASGMNIRNYLKISGFFAVLGVALSLLLWVKWEDVMTESRVGRFLAFTDPFEYIRGSGLQIVNGYIAIGAGGLKGVGLGNSIQKLGYLPEPHTDVIMAVISEETGIFGTTLVLGGLFFIVARAFIIALRTKDAHARMLAAGVGSLIAIQTLVNLGGLTGLIPLTGVTLPFISYGGTSVVFLSIALGILMNVSMFVKYEKMK, encoded by the coding sequence ATGAAGACATATGTAAATCGAATACTACGAAACTTTGATTATCCATTATTTGCAGTCTATTTACTCCTTTGTTTGTTTGGTCTTATTATGATTTATAGCGCGAGTATGGTTTGGGCTGTGAATAGATATAATTATGATCCTGCATACTTTTATTTTAAACAAATAAAGAGTCTAGCGATTGCTATACCTGCTTTTTTAGTAGCAGCCATTATACCGTACCGTCATTATCGAAATAAAAAGTTTTTATACATAACACTCGGTGTCATGTTTGCATTATTAATAGTAGTGAAAATTGTTGGTTTTGGAGACAATGTAGGGGCGAAAAGCTGGATTTCTCTACCATTCGGCCTAGGAAATTTGCAACCGACAGAAGTTGCGAAGATTGCATTTATCGTCTACTTTTCTGGAGCGTTTGCTAATAAATATTACGCAGGTACATTAGATGAAATAAAAACAACTATATTCCCGACCTTCTCCATTTTAACTGTATCTTTATTTTTAGTTATTTTAGAACCAGATTTTGGAGCGACTATGATACTTTTCCTAGTTGCAGTATCCGTAATTGCAGCTAGTGGTATGAATATAAGGAATTATTTGAAAATTAGTGGGTTTTTTGCGGTGTTAGGGGTTGCGCTCAGCCTGCTTTTATGGGTAAAGTGGGAAGATGTCATGACTGAGTCGCGCGTTGGACGTTTCCTTGCCTTCACAGATCCATTTGAATATATACGAGGATCTGGGCTGCAAATAGTTAATGGATATATCGCGATTGGCGCAGGTGGCTTGAAAGGGGTGGGGCTTGGAAATTCTATTCAGAAGTTAGGATATTTACCAGAGCCACATACAGATGTCATCATGGCTGTAATTTCTGAAGAAACAGGTATATTCGGAACAACACTTGTTTTAGGTGGACTCTTTTTCATCGTTGCTAGGGCATTTATCATCGCATTACGTACGAAAGATGCACACGCTCGCATGTTGGCAGCTGGTGTTGGAAGTTTAATTGCTATTCAAACATTAGTAAATTTAGGTGGTTTAACGGGATTAATTCCGTTAACGGGGGTAACGTTACCATTTATTAGCTATGGTGGAACATCTGTCGTTTTCCTATCCATTGCACTTGGTATACTGATGAATGTATCCATGTTCGTGAAGTATGAAAAAATGAAGTAG